The Aethina tumida isolate Nest 87 chromosome 6, icAetTumi1.1, whole genome shotgun sequence nucleotide sequence GCGACGTGACTTTGTTGCCATGGCAACAACATTCTTTCCAATTCCCCAATTGTTGTTCCTTGATGTTGGACCGCCACCTGAAATGGCACGAGGAGAGATTAGTCCGCTCTTcttaatataatgttaatgAATAGTAATTGACTTGTTAATTTACTTGTGTATGCAAAATGTAGAAGCAAAAATGAGGTACAAAAGAACAAGCAGATAAATGAAGAGTAAGTAAAGTGGTAGAtagatagataaataaataagtaaaggaATCAAAAACATAAGTAAGCAAAGGGAGGAAAGTGAGTGCGGTCAGTCGAGTTTGGAGAGCGGGTGTTTGGCGTTTCGGCGTTTCGGCGGTTCGGCGGTTCGCGTTTAGTTGGTTAGTTCGCGGCGCGGCGCATTCGCATCCCGCCCGCCCATATAAAGCGCCACGCGCTCAACACATCTCCTTCAGTCGCGACGCGCTCACAACATCAACCAACACCACTCACTCACCGACCATTTACCGATCGACCAATCGACCGATCGACCGATCGCCACCCGTCCAACAAACAGGCGACCACCGACCAACCGACCAACCGACCAACCGACCCACCAAAGTCGCACACGAACCGACTCTCGAATCGGATCGGAACATTGCCACATTGGTTCGATTGATTGATGACAATCGGAAAGTGAGTTGTTCGTCCGTCCGTccgttcgttcgttcgttcgttcgttcgttcgttcgtcCGTTAATTAGTTTGTGCGTGTCGGTGACTATGTGACACACGTCCGACACCCAACCAGGCCTGATCTCAATCCCGGCGACTCTTCCAACCCTCCTCCCAGTGCCACTTTCGGTTCCACCGCCAAAATGCACATAAACGTCGACTTTGTGTCTTGTCGGACCGTCCAGGCTTGGACGCTCTTCCTCCTTCTCCTGAGTGCAAACATCGGCGTCGGCGTCGGCGGCGGCGACAAACATCAACAAAAcaccaacaacaacaacaacgacCAGAAATCATCATCATCGTCGTCGTCgacgtcgtcgtcgtcgtcgtccaGTTcgagcggcggcggcggctgcGGCGGTTGTGCGATGCACGAAGAGCTGAAGCAGCGGAACCTGGAGGTAATCAAGAACGAGGTGTTGCGCAAGTTGGGCTTCTCGCATCCGCCGAACGTGACGAGGAAGGAGTTCCCGGAAGTACCTGCTCACATCTACGAAATCTACGGGATGCAGGCCGACGAACCGTACGGTCGACAGCCGCACACGCCCGGATTTTCGGTGCACGAGGAGGACGACGAGTACCACATCAAGACGCAGAAGGTCCTCGTCTTCGCCAAGCCATGTAAGTGTCTCTTTTACTCGTTTACTTCCctaaaaatcaaatcaatcaCATCATTTTTAACTTGTTCAACctatttctttttcaatagAAATTTTCGATAAACCGAAGGGAAACGAGTCTTTGACGCAATTGATAAGATGAAGTCTTCTATCGTGTCTTCCGATAATTGTATCGGGCACGAGCGAACGAATCTCCATTGTTCTACGAAGTTGACGTGATTTCCCACATTTGCGTATGTCGTTCATTCATTCACACAGTCATCTGTTATCGTGTGAAACGGAGTGAACGTCAAGCGAGCTGAGGTCTGGCACGGTTGGCGGTTTGAATGTACAATTTGGTAGATATTTGGTTCGTAAGGGGTCAAAGGGGTTCCATCTCAATTTCAATTCCAATTCGATTTCGACACCGTTACGTAATTCTCTCTCGCTTTACACTTACACTTATTAGAGCGCCAGACGATCAACTAGACGAACGAGACTGACGATTGATCATTGCTCCTCCCGTTCGAATTAGTGAAacgaaaagaaaaaagaaacagTCCGGGGGTGGTTCTAACGATTTTATCGTCTTCGCCCGCGTCGCGCAGACCTTGACTCAATTTTCGAAACGGAACTTGTTACCAAGTCAACCGTTTTCTTTCCCATccttacttacttacttacttacttacttatttacttacttacttacttactgACTTCCCTTCTTTCATTCACGATCGGACAACATCTGTGCACTTGTCCGCCGTTTCTGCGaatccacacacacacacacacaggaTGTGACTCCTCTGcctttttcttcttcttattCTCTCGCCTCTCCGCATCTCCTCATCTTTTCAGTTTGATTGTGTGCGAAAATCGTCGaacatgtgtgtgtgtgtgtgtgtgtgtgtgtgtgtgtgtgagtgtgCAATGCAGCCGCGACGCGTGTCTATTTTAAGACACAATAGTACGAAAATAGCGAAACCTGCGGAGAGCacagagagagagagagagagagagagagaagaGCGAGAGAGGCAGATTGACGACTCCGCGAGTGATGTCGCGTGTGCCTTTTCTTACGTAAAACTCTGAAATCATCTTCGTCCCTCGTTCCTCCAATCCGAACGGTCGAAAGTCGAACGAGTGGTAAAAATGGGTTTAGCAGAAGAACAACACATGTTTATGCAAATGCGAATgtgtactatttaaatatagagaTCAAAGCGATCCGGTTCCGATAGTCGCGTGTGCAGCAGCGTACCGAAATGAAAAACGGGCGGGAGTTGCGGAAACGACCGCTACTTCCTTGCACTCCTGCTGCACTCCGACGCGATACGTGGATGCAGAGTTCGTGTCCATAAATCACTCACTCTCTTACTCGTCCCGTCTGCCTAACGACGACCGCCAATCGATTCCTTTCCGTTGTTTGCTTACTATACTTATTTACTTGTTAACTGGTTGTTCTTCTGCGATCCAGATTTGAGtcaagaagaaaaagaaagaGGGAGCGGGAGACAGAGAGGCAGAGGGgcagagagagagagagagagagagagagagagagcaGAGATGCGTTGGAAATGTTGGTCAGTAATGACCTTGACGGTGGCGCGGCCCCGACTGACCCAAACACTGACCCCGACGTGCAATTGTTTGTAATTGCACTTGTCACTTTGCTCACTTCATTTTACTCGCACCGATTCTGTCCCGTTCTCTCCTCTCCTCTCCTCTCCTCTCCTCTCCTCTCCCTTCTTTCCTTTTCCTTTTTCTTTTCCTTTTACCTTTCCTTTTTCTTCTTCGCTCGCATGTCGTAAGCGACGCCGCTTTTCCCGCCCGCCAAACCGCGGATCCGCATTTTGCGCCGGAACGAATAAAAAATTGCGGCtctcaaattgaaaattatgcaGAGTGCAGAGTACAGAGTACAGAGTCGCGTGTGCGTGACTCAAATTACCTTTAATTGAAATGCATGtacccacacacacacacacacacacaacaacaacaacaacaacaacaacaacgacaACAGTGACGGAAACCGTCGAAACTGATTTTTATTGCCATTTATGCATTTTACATCCTTAAAAAAAGGTAGAAATctgtaaataattgtaaatcaaACGAGACACAATTATTAGAAAGGGTAGAGgtagaggaggaggaggagaagAAGAAGAGGTAAAACGGAACGGAGAAACAAACAAGAAAGAAGCAGAGCAGtggcagcagcagcagcagcagcggcagcagcagcagcagcagcagcagcaaacATTGCAAGTGCATGTGTGTTCAAGGTCGGTCTGAATGTTAAAAGTAGAGCAATTGTGTCCCATGTTGCGAGAAGGAAAAAAGAAAGTGTAACGTCCCGAGGGAGGGAACGAAATGTGTCACACGGCCATtatataatgatgataataaaaaatgcggCCGTTTATTGGAAATGAAAGAGCAAAAAGAGAGCGAGGAGGGgaacaaaattgtaaattgtaaattgtttgtGTTGTTTGTGCGTGTGACCGAAGAACGTTGACACTGAAAACGTTTGCGATCAAAACAATCACTGACCGACCGCCTCTCTTCCATTCATCCATCCATCCATCCATCACTCACTTATTGACTTTACTCTCCACTCACCTTCACCACCTCTCAACTCTTTCATCATTTCGGTCTATTTTAGGTTTATCTCatagaaaaaattacacaAGGCGAATTATCTGTTATACAACCGATTAGTTAACTTGTACAGTACGTAAGATTACTCTTTCACTCATTTCAgttctatttttaaacttctGCCAGTAAAAAACGAGTTGTTtagttgtttataaaaaacaatgggATCCTTGAAATGAATAATGCGGTCGAGATATTTTAAGAGGaatttatggaaaatatttacaatttttttcgatAAATGTTCGATTAAAAATGCACATTAATATGGTGACGGAGGCGAAGACAGAGACAGAatctctaaataaataataaatcgagATTGGAGAGCACAGGACATGTATACATCTGTGTATCTGTCAGCCgcgaatttcattaatttaattaacaacggAGAGACGCCAACCACGAGCCGGACTCGCATGCATTTCTCTTTCCTGCACATCGATTATTCCCCAATCTCGTTTTTCTAGTCGATTCCGTTCACTCTCCCATCATCTTCCTGTCTGTCACTGTTTGGCAGAGTTTAGCAACGATTTCAGCAAAGCGGACAACTTATTATTATGTCGCCTACAAATCCGTGTTCGGacacaattaacaaatataaataattagtcgGGAGGTCAATCTTATAAATCATATATGTACATTGTATGCTATATTAATAAACCGCAAAAACGGCGATTATTCATCACAAATTCATTTGTCCGTTCCTCTCATTCGACTTAATCATAATCGCCTTTGAACTGTTCCAGTTCCCCGCCAGCGGCACCATCAGCACCACGACGCCCTGCAGCTGCAGCTGACCGACTCCATCCTGAAGTACTACGTGGCGAACGCGACGCTCTACTTCTACATCCGCGGCGCCGACCACCACCCCCTCTCCGACGTGCACATGGACGTGTACAAGATCGTGCGACCCGCCACCGGCGCCACGGAGCCCGTCCTCAAGCCCATCTGGTCCAAGAAGCAGCCGCAGCAGTACGGCCGCGGCGAATGGATCCAGCTGGACTTCAGCGAGACCATCTCGGAGTGGTTCAAGCTGCGCTCGGACAACTACGGCTTCGTCATCAACGCCACCGTCAACGGCAAGAAGGTGCTCATCACCGACGTGGTCGGCAAAGTGAGTACATTCATCCGTCGTCCACGGAGAGCTATTTTTGAACCcgattaaaattatctcagaCAGACACGACCACAACTTATCGACGGCCCCACAAACGCCGAATTACCGAAACAATTGTTGCCTTTTGTTTTTCGTTTCGATCGGAGATAAGAGTCGGTCGT carries:
- the LOC109605505 gene encoding growth/differentiation factor 8 → MHINVDFVSCRTVQAWTLFLLLLSANIGVGVGGGDKHQQNTNNNNNDQKSSSSSSSTSSSSSSSSSGGGGCGGCAMHEELKQRNLEVIKNEVLRKLGFSHPPNVTRKEFPEVPAHIYEIYGMQADEPYGRQPHTPGFSVHEEDDEYHIKTQKVLVFAKPFPRQRHHQHHDALQLQLTDSILKYYVANATLYFYIRGADHHPLSDVHMDVYKIVRPATGATEPVLKPIWSKKQPQQYGRGEWIQLDFSETISEWFKLRSDNYGFVINATVNGKKVLITDVVGKSPYVEISTTESRRRTRRSVGLNCNDSTQEKLCCRYPLEVDFVKFGWDFIIAPKRYDAHFCSGECPLLALQKFPHSHLMNLASQNSAQPCCGPRKMSAISMLYFDENYNVMYGSLPGMVVERCGCS